The sequence TGAATCTCAATTCCCAGGCCACCGAACTCACCCTTGGTGTCCACGTTCATCTGCTTGTACATATCCTTGTCGAGATAGGTGGAGTGGGGATCAAGGCTTGAGAGCATGCCGGAAAGCGCGCCCCCGATTAGCTTCTCATCGCTGACCTCTTCAACATAAGCCTGGCGTACCATCTCCATCACCTGCGAAAACTTCTGCAGCTGCTGATAGTCGGTGGCTGCATCGGCCTGCCGGTAACCTGTGCCCGGCTGCCAGGCCATCACGCCCGCACTCAGCAGGGCAACAGCGCCTGCTCCCAATAAGACTCGACGAAACTTTAAAGACATACCTTTCTCCATAAACCCGTTCGAGGGTGGGCTGCCAGATTCATGAACAACCGAGGCATAACACTCGCAAAGGTTAAGTGACTTCTTCAGGACCACATGCCTGCAACCCTTTATTCAGCTCCTGCAGCATGCCAGCGCATCAGCGCCGACACCAGCGTTTCGGGTTTACCGCTTTGCCACGGTCCCTGATTTCAAAATAGACTGCAACACGATTAATCCAGCCGGTACTTCCGGCCTCGGCAATCGTCTCATTCTCTTCTACCCAGTCGCCCACCTGCTTGAATAGAACATTGTTATGGGCGTAGACACCAAGCACACCATCACCGTAATCAACGATGGTCATCAGCCCGAAACCACCGAACCAGTCGGCATAACGCACCTGCCCCGAAGCCATGGCTCGCACCTCGCGAAAATTCGCTTTCGGTTTTAGCTGAACACCCTGCAGGGTCGGCATCGATGGTGATGGCCGTGAACCGAAACTTGCCACAACAGTACCCGGAAGCGGCCATTGCAGTCGCCCTTTGCGCTTGCGTACATTCTGACCCACGCTCGATTTGTCGGTAGCAAGCAGCCCCTCGCTCATATCATTCAACAGCCGCAGAAGCGCCTTCTCTTCCCGGGCCAGCTGCAGGTCACGCCCCTTCTTGGAGGTAACCTGCTTGCGCACTCGATTAATCATTCCCTGCTTGTCGTTGACGCGGGATGAAAGCTCCCGTTCTGCCTGCTGCTTCTCCTTGCGCACCACCTCGAGTCGATCACGCTGCTCCCGCAACTCCGTTTCCACGCGCTCCAGATCCTGCACAGACTTGGCATAGAGGTGACGGTCCTCCTCCTGAGAGCGCATCACCACGTTCAAAAGATGGCGACGGTGTGGAATGTCACTAACCGGAACACCGGTGAATATCCCCATCCACTCGGATGAGTGGCTGCTGCGCTGCCATGCGGCAACAGCCTCATCCACCATCTGCTTTTTCAGCGCCTTGATGCGCGACTGCAAACGAACGCGTTGGCGCTGCAACTCAGCAAGGCGCCTGTCCGCTTCCCGAGCCTGTTGTGTCGCAGCCCTGCTCGCCTTGCGCGCCGTAATCAAAGCAGAATCGAGCTTCCGAAGTTCTTTACCGAGCTCGCCCATCTGCCCTTCGAGCTGGCCGCGCACCTTGCTCAAGCGCTGACGTTCAGCCTTGATTTTATCTATTCTGATCTGGGTATCCGGATTCGCAGCTATCGCCTCAGGAGCGCCCCACGACAGAAGTGCAACAAACAGCAGCAGGAGAAGAGGTCGCAAATGACTACTGAATCTCATACGCGATGGTAAGGGTGTCCCTGAATAATGGTGAAACCACGATACAGCTGCTCCAGCACTACAGCGCGCACCAACTGATGAGGCAGTGTCAATTTGGAGAGGCTCCAACATGCTCCGGCGGCCCTGCGGACCTCATCGGAGATACCATCAGCGCCGCCGATGACAAAGTCCTGCTGCGCATCACCGGACAACGTGGAGAGAAAGCCAGCCCATTGCTTACTGCTGTTGAGCGATCCACGCTCGTCGAACAGTACAAAGCCGGCAGCCGCATGCTTGAGAATCTGCTTTGCCTCCTCCTGCTTACGCTGGGAGACCTGCTTGCCACGCCCCTCTGGCAACTCGACAACCTGACAGGGCGCAAACGGTTTCAGCCGTTCGATAAAACGATCCTCGAAGTCGGAGAGCTCTCGCGAACCCCGCCCGACCACCAGCAGCCTTAGCTTCACGACGTCGCGTCCGCTCCCTGGTGAGGAACACGCCACAGGCGCTCAAGCTGGAAGCTCTCGCGTATTTCTGGAAGAAAGAGGTGCACCACAATATCACCCAGATCAACCAACAGCCACTCCATCGCCTCCAACCCTTCAACCTTGGCTGGCAGGTCGTACTCATGTGCCACTTCGGAAATCGACTGGGACAATGCCTTGATCTGGCGGTCTGATCGGCCGCTGGCCACGATAAAGCGATCGGTAAAGTCGCAACGTCCACGCACATCAATCACCAGGATATCCTGTGCCTTTTTATCTTCCAGCGCCGTAACCAGCGCTTCAGTCATCTTCTCAAACCTTTCGTTATCTTTAGCAACTACATCAACCACAACTTCTCCTTAATAGAAATCCTGACTTTGTCAGTATTCCTCAATCAACTTTCTGATAATTCATCTCAATCTGGCTTTGCACCTGCTCCGGCACCCTGCCTGCAAGCGACCTTCCCATCCCCGCATCCTGCCGCAGTCCGGAGGCTGAGATATCCGGCAAACTCACCGGGAAATAGCACCAGTGACCGGAACTATCGTATTCACGCCAGCGTTTTTCATCCACTTTCTGCCAGCCTTCATGCTCTGGAAGCTGCGTAGCGTGCGACCCCGTACGGGCAAAGACTGCCACGTTGCAGAGCTCCCTGTGTGCCGGGTATTCGCGCCAGCTTTCAAGCCCCATCCAGGCATCGGCCCCCAGCATCAGCCAAGGCACAACATCCGGATAGTGCTGATGGAAGTCACGCAGTGTCTCCACCGCTGCAACTGGCCTGCCATGACCAATCTCCCAGTCGAGAACCTGTACATCCTGCTGCTTCTCGAAAACCGCCTGTAACCAGTCGAACCGAGTCTTCCCATCAGCATTCCCCGAGAGATTTCGGTGCACCGGTTCTGCCGGAATCACCCACACCTCATCCAGCCCCATCACCTTCAACCCCGCCTCTACCAGCGCCACATGACCGTTGTGCGGTGGATCAAACGTTCCGCCGAACAATCCAATCTTCTTACTGCCAGAATGCACACTCATACCGCACACCCAAACGACACAGAGTTATCCCCGCACCTCGCCGTGGCCGTATACAATCCACTTCTGCGTGGTCAAACCTTCAAGCCCAACCGGTCCACGCACATGCAAGCGGTCCGTTGAGATACCAATTTCAGCACCCAATCCGTATTCAAAACCATCAGCAAAGCGGGTACTTGCATTCCACATCACCGAGGATGAATCCACCTCGCGCAGGAAGCGACTGCCCGCCTCGTAATCCTCGGTCACAATCGTCTCGGTATGATCAGAGCTGTAGGTGGCGATGTGATCCACTGCCGCATCCAATGAATCGACAATGCGTACCGAGAGTACCGGCGCCAGATACTCTGTCGCCCAGTCCTCTTCACTCGCCAGCTTCACATCCATGCCGTTGCAGCGCTGGCGCGTGACGTCACAGCCGCGCACCTCGACACCCTTATCAAGCATCGCCTGAACGATTACCTGTACAACTTCAACCGCAACATCACAGTGAATCAGCAGTGTTTCCATTGCATTGCAGACCCCATAACGATGGGTCTTGGCGTTCACCGCAATCTTGAGCGCCATCTCGCTATTGGCTGCCGCATCAATATAGACATGGCAGATGCCATCCAGATGTTTGATCACCGGCACACGCGACTCGGCGGAGACGCGCTCAATCAGTGATTTTCCACCTCGCGGAATAATCACATCAACATACTGCTCACTCTTCAGCAGCGCTCCGACCAGCGCACGATCAGTTGAATCCACCAGCTGCACTGCATCCTGAGAAAGCCCTTTATCTACCAGCGCTCGCCGCAGACAGGCTGCAATCGCACGGTTGGAGTGTATTGCCTCGGAACCACCGCGCAGAATCACCGCATTGCCTGATTTCAGACAGAGGCCCGCCGCATCCGCAGTCACGTTGGGACGGGACTCATAGATAATGCCGATCACACCGAGGGGTACCCGCATATGACCTACCTGAATTCCTGAAGGGCGATAACGCAAACCATCAATTGCACCGACCGGGTCAGGAAGAGCGGCAATCTGCTCCAGCCCATCAGCCATCGCCTCAATGCGGTCGCCATTGAGCATCAGGCGATCCTTCATCGCATCATCAAGCCCATTCTCATCCGCCGCCTTCATATCAAGCGCATTGGCAGCGAGAATCTCATTCATTTCACGGCGCATCACTGCCGCGGCCAGAACCAGTGCTTCATCCTTGGAGCGGGTATTGGCCATGCGCATCGCTTTGGCCGCAGCTCTAGCCTGCCTGCCCAGGGTATTCATGATGGTTGCCGCATCTACTTCCATGCTTCTCTACTCCTCTTTACACAGTACAAGATTGTCGCGATGAATCACCGATGAAAAATCGAGATAGCCCAGTATTTCTGCGACATCACCGCTACCATGCCCCATAATCCGGCGCATCTCTTCAGCAGTATAATTACAGAGGCCGCGCGCAATCACGCCATCAGGCCCTACAATCTCAACACAGGCACCTTTATCGAATACGCCGATAACATCTTTCACACCAATGGGAAGCAGGCTGCTTCCCTGGTTCACAATAGCTCTTTGTGCTCCTACATCGACATGAATCTCCCCCTTGGGCGAGAGCACCTCCAGAATCCAGTGCTTGCGCCGCGTCTGCCTGTCTACACCGCAAAGAAACAGCGTGCCCTCATCCTCTCCAGCCAGCAATCGACTAAGCCTGCCGCTCTCTTTACCGCTGATTATTGCGGCGGATACGCCGCCGCTGGTCGCTACGCGAGCCGCCGAAAGCTTACTGGCCATGCCCCCGGTACCGAATGCGGAGCCGGCATCACCAGCCATCTCCACATGCTCCTCGTTCAGATGTTCAACCACACCGATACGCTTGGCATCGGCATGTTTTGTTGGGTTTTTATCGTAGAGGCCTTCAACATCGGTCAACATCACCAACAGGTCGGCATCAACAACCAGACTGACAAGTGCGCCGAGGGAGTCATTGTCACCGAATTTTATCTCGGCCACCACCACCGTGTCGTTCTCGTTCACAATCGGCACGACACCTGCGGAGAAGAGTGTTTCACTGGTATTGCTGGCATTGAGGTAACGGCGCCTGTTCCTGAGGTCGTCCTTGGTAAGCAGCATCTGCGCCACTGTCCGCCCATGCCGGGCAAAGGCTCTGGCGTATGCACTCATCAGTACCGGCTGGCCAATGGCAGCCGCAGCCTGTTTTTCATGAACCGAGAGGGTGCGATTCAGCCAACCCAGCTGCACACGTCCGAGTGCCACTGATCCGGAGGTCACAATCACCACATCCATGCCTGCTTTCATTACACCTTGTAGCTCATCCACCAGATGATCGATTACATCCTGACGAATACCGTGATCGACATCAGCCAGCAGAGAGCTACCGATCTTCACCACCACGCGGCGGGCATGGCTCAGATCACTTCTCGAACGAATCATTTAACTCCTCAATCATGTCTGCTTTCTCTACTTCCTTATCTGCAGCTTCTTTCGCCAGCTTCGCACGAAGCTGTAGCACCTGATCATA comes from Mariprofundus aestuarium and encodes:
- a CDS encoding murein hydrolase activator EnvC family protein, encoding MRFSSHLRPLLLLLFVALLSWGAPEAIAANPDTQIRIDKIKAERQRLSKVRGQLEGQMGELGKELRKLDSALITARKASRAATQQAREADRRLAELQRQRVRLQSRIKALKKQMVDEAVAAWQRSSHSSEWMGIFTGVPVSDIPHRRHLLNVVMRSQEEDRHLYAKSVQDLERVETELREQRDRLEVVRKEKQQAERELSSRVNDKQGMINRVRKQVTSKKGRDLQLAREEKALLRLLNDMSEGLLATDKSSVGQNVRKRKGRLQWPLPGTVVASFGSRPSPSMPTLQGVQLKPKANFREVRAMASGQVRYADWFGGFGLMTIVDYGDGVLGVYAHNNVLFKQVGDWVEENETIAEAGSTGWINRVAVYFEIRDRGKAVNPKRWCRR
- a CDS encoding 23S rRNA (pseudouridine(1915)-N(3))-methyltransferase RlmH, whose translation is MKLRLLVVGRGSRELSDFEDRFIERLKPFAPCQVVELPEGRGKQVSQRKQEEAKQILKHAAAGFVLFDERGSLNSSKQWAGFLSTLSGDAQQDFVIGGADGISDEVRRAAGACWSLSKLTLPHQLVRAVVLEQLYRGFTIIQGHPYHRV
- the rsfS gene encoding ribosome silencing factor, yielding MVDVVAKDNERFEKMTEALVTALEDKKAQDILVIDVRGRCDFTDRFIVASGRSDRQIKALSQSISEVAHEYDLPAKVEGLEAMEWLLVDLGDIVVHLFLPEIRESFQLERLWRVPHQGADATS
- the nadD gene encoding nicotinate (nicotinamide) nucleotide adenylyltransferase; its protein translation is MSVHSGSKKIGLFGGTFDPPHNGHVALVEAGLKVMGLDEVWVIPAEPVHRNLSGNADGKTRFDWLQAVFEKQQDVQVLDWEIGHGRPVAAVETLRDFHQHYPDVVPWLMLGADAWMGLESWREYPAHRELCNVAVFARTGSHATQLPEHEGWQKVDEKRWREYDSSGHWCYFPVSLPDISASGLRQDAGMGRSLAGRVPEQVQSQIEMNYQKVD
- a CDS encoding glutamate-5-semialdehyde dehydrogenase, with amino-acid sequence MEVDAATIMNTLGRQARAAAKAMRMANTRSKDEALVLAAAVMRREMNEILAANALDMKAADENGLDDAMKDRLMLNGDRIEAMADGLEQIAALPDPVGAIDGLRYRPSGIQVGHMRVPLGVIGIIYESRPNVTADAAGLCLKSGNAVILRGGSEAIHSNRAIAACLRRALVDKGLSQDAVQLVDSTDRALVGALLKSEQYVDVIIPRGGKSLIERVSAESRVPVIKHLDGICHVYIDAAANSEMALKIAVNAKTHRYGVCNAMETLLIHCDVAVEVVQVIVQAMLDKGVEVRGCDVTRQRCNGMDVKLASEEDWATEYLAPVLSVRIVDSLDAAVDHIATYSSDHTETIVTEDYEAGSRFLREVDSSSVMWNASTRFADGFEYGLGAEIGISTDRLHVRGPVGLEGLTTQKWIVYGHGEVRG
- the proB gene encoding glutamate 5-kinase; amino-acid sequence: MIRSRSDLSHARRVVVKIGSSLLADVDHGIRQDVIDHLVDELQGVMKAGMDVVIVTSGSVALGRVQLGWLNRTLSVHEKQAAAAIGQPVLMSAYARAFARHGRTVAQMLLTKDDLRNRRRYLNASNTSETLFSAGVVPIVNENDTVVVAEIKFGDNDSLGALVSLVVDADLLVMLTDVEGLYDKNPTKHADAKRIGVVEHLNEEHVEMAGDAGSAFGTGGMASKLSAARVATSGGVSAAIISGKESGRLSRLLAGEDEGTLFLCGVDRQTRRKHWILEVLSPKGEIHVDVGAQRAIVNQGSSLLPIGVKDVIGVFDKGACVEIVGPDGVIARGLCNYTAEEMRRIMGHGSGDVAEILGYLDFSSVIHRDNLVLCKEE